The proteins below come from a single Streptomyces tubercidicus genomic window:
- a CDS encoding helix-turn-helix transcriptional regulator, whose protein sequence is MATNAIDQTRRMLSLVTYLRERPGARVGDVARAFGITEDELIADLDVLPMCGTSFRGGDLLDIDTDGDRIWWHNPDDVAEPLRLAADEATALLVAARAVATLPGLREGDRQALLRATAKLEAAAGEAAGASSRLSVTFESEGGVFADVDRAIAERRRLWLRYYSPARDELTEREVDPIRLFAVGHTYMEAWCRLSEARRTFRLDRVAEIKLLDAPADPPPVELRDLSEGLVQPAAEDPEVSIEVGPGGRWVAEYYPHDSAEELPDGGLRITLRTPDPASLRRLALRLGRDGRIVAPQALADSARQAAELALAAYGE, encoded by the coding sequence GTGGCGACGAACGCGATCGACCAGACCCGCCGGATGCTGTCCCTGGTGACCTACCTCCGTGAGCGCCCCGGCGCCCGCGTCGGGGACGTCGCCCGCGCCTTCGGCATCACCGAGGACGAGCTGATCGCCGACCTCGATGTCCTGCCGATGTGCGGAACGAGCTTCCGCGGCGGCGACCTCCTGGACATCGACACCGACGGCGACCGCATCTGGTGGCACAACCCCGACGATGTCGCCGAACCGCTGCGGCTGGCCGCCGACGAGGCGACCGCCCTGCTGGTCGCGGCCCGCGCGGTGGCCACCCTGCCCGGACTCCGCGAGGGTGACCGGCAGGCGCTGCTGCGGGCCACCGCCAAGCTGGAGGCGGCGGCCGGGGAGGCGGCCGGGGCCAGCTCCCGGCTCTCGGTGACCTTCGAATCCGAGGGCGGGGTGTTCGCCGATGTGGACCGCGCCATCGCCGAGCGGCGCCGGCTGTGGCTGCGCTACTACTCCCCGGCCCGCGACGAGCTGACCGAGCGCGAGGTGGACCCGATCCGGCTCTTCGCCGTCGGCCACACGTACATGGAAGCCTGGTGCCGGCTCTCCGAGGCCCGGCGGACCTTCCGGCTCGACCGGGTCGCCGAGATCAAGCTGCTGGACGCGCCCGCCGACCCGCCGCCGGTCGAGCTGCGCGATCTGTCCGAGGGCCTGGTGCAGCCCGCGGCCGAGGACCCCGAGGTCTCCATCGAGGTCGGGCCCGGCGGCCGCTGGGTCGCCGAGTACTACCCGCACGACAGCGCCGAGGAGCTTCCCGACGGCGGGCTGCGCATCACCCTGCGCACCCCCGACCCGGCCTCGCTGCGGCGGCTGGCCCTGCGGCTGGGCCGGGACGGCCGGATCGTGGCGCCGCAGGCCCTCGCGGACAGCGCGCGGCAGGCTGCGGAGCTGGCCCTCGCGGCGTACGGCGAGTGA
- a CDS encoding DEAD/DEAH box helicase, whose translation MTEDMSPAERYAAAKLRAAEQATALAPFREMYDFGLDPFQVEACRALEAGQGVLVAAPTGSGKTIVGEFAVHLALEQGRKCFYTTPIKALSNQKYQDLVKRYGAEKVGLLTGDNSVNSEAPVVVMTTEVLRNMLYSGSQSLVGLGYVVMDEVHYLSDRFRGAVWEEVIIHLPESVTLVSLSATVSNAEEFGDWLDTVRGDTAVIVSEHRPVPLWQHVLAGRRIYDLFEERDGQRGGRREVNPDLERLARMENSRPTFGRDKRRGRNMREADRERERRQRARIWTPSRPEVIDRLDNEGLLPAITFIFSRAGCEAAVQQCLVSGLRLNDQEGREQVRRIVEARTAGIPDDDLHVLGYFEWLEGLERGIAAHHAGMLPTFKEVVEELFVKGLVKAVFATETLALGINMPARSVVLEKLVKWNGEQHADITPGEYTQLTGRAGRRGIDIEGHAVVLWQRGMDPGALAGLAGTRTYPLRSSFKPSYNMAVNLVSQFGRHRSRELLEMSFAQFQADKSVVGISRQVQKNEEGLEGYRGSMTCHLGDFEEYSALRRQLKDRETELAKQGAAQRRVAAAAALEKLKPGDVIHVPTGKYAGLALVLDPGMPSGRTNGHRGFDAQDGPRPLVLTAERQVKRLASIDFPVPVKALDRMRIPKSFNARSPQSRRDLASALRTKAGHMVPSRHRKPRAEAADDREIARLRTEIRAHPCHGCAEREDHARWAERYHRLLRDTRQLERRIEGRTNTIARTFDRICGLLTEMDYLEGDTVTDEGRRLARLYGELDLLASECLREGVWEGLGPAELAACASALVYEARQADDAVAPKLPAGKAKDALGEMVRIWGRLDALEEDHKINQAEGVGQREPDLGFAWAAYRWASGFGLDEVLREAEMPAGDFVRWCKQLIDVLGQIAAAAPPGGTVARTARKAMDGVLRGVVAYSSVG comes from the coding sequence ATGACCGAGGACATGTCCCCTGCTGAGCGCTATGCCGCCGCCAAGCTCAGGGCGGCCGAGCAGGCCACCGCACTCGCCCCTTTCCGTGAAATGTACGACTTCGGGCTGGATCCGTTCCAGGTCGAGGCGTGTCGGGCCCTGGAGGCCGGCCAGGGCGTGCTGGTCGCGGCCCCCACTGGATCCGGCAAGACGATCGTCGGCGAATTCGCCGTCCACCTGGCCCTGGAGCAGGGCCGAAAATGCTTCTACACCACGCCCATCAAGGCGCTCTCCAACCAGAAGTACCAGGATCTGGTCAAGCGTTACGGCGCCGAGAAGGTCGGTCTGCTGACCGGCGACAACAGCGTCAACTCCGAGGCTCCGGTGGTCGTGATGACCACCGAGGTGCTGCGGAACATGCTTTATTCCGGCTCGCAGTCGCTGGTCGGCCTCGGCTATGTGGTCATGGACGAGGTGCACTATCTCTCCGACCGCTTCCGTGGCGCCGTCTGGGAAGAGGTGATCATCCATCTTCCCGAGTCGGTGACGCTGGTGTCACTGTCGGCGACGGTCTCCAACGCCGAGGAGTTCGGCGACTGGCTGGACACGGTGCGCGGTGACACCGCCGTGATCGTCTCCGAGCACCGGCCGGTGCCGCTGTGGCAGCACGTGCTCGCGGGGCGGCGGATATACGACCTGTTCGAGGAGCGGGACGGGCAGCGCGGCGGCCGCCGTGAGGTCAACCCCGATCTGGAGCGGCTGGCGCGGATGGAGAACAGCCGGCCGACGTTCGGCCGGGACAAGCGCCGGGGCCGCAATATGCGCGAGGCGGACCGGGAGCGGGAGCGCCGGCAGCGCGCCCGTATCTGGACGCCGAGCCGGCCCGAGGTCATCGACCGCCTCGACAACGAGGGCCTGTTGCCCGCGATCACCTTCATCTTCAGCCGGGCCGGCTGCGAGGCGGCCGTCCAGCAGTGCCTGGTTTCGGGGCTGCGGCTCAATGACCAGGAGGGCCGTGAGCAGGTCCGTCGCATAGTGGAGGCGCGGACGGCCGGGATTCCGGATGACGACCTTCATGTGCTGGGCTACTTCGAGTGGCTGGAGGGCCTGGAGCGGGGCATCGCCGCGCACCATGCCGGGATGCTGCCGACCTTCAAGGAGGTCGTCGAGGAGCTGTTCGTGAAGGGCCTGGTCAAGGCCGTCTTCGCCACCGAGACCCTGGCGCTGGGCATCAACATGCCCGCGCGGTCCGTGGTGTTGGAAAAGCTGGTGAAGTGGAACGGTGAGCAGCACGCCGATATCACCCCCGGCGAGTACACCCAGCTGACCGGCCGGGCCGGGCGCCGCGGTATCGACATCGAGGGCCATGCGGTGGTGCTGTGGCAGCGGGGGATGGACCCGGGCGCGCTGGCCGGGCTCGCCGGGACGCGTACGTATCCGCTGCGGTCCTCCTTCAAGCCGTCGTACAACATGGCGGTCAACCTCGTCTCGCAGTTCGGCAGGCACCGTTCGCGGGAGCTGCTGGAGATGTCGTTCGCGCAGTTCCAGGCCGATAAGTCGGTGGTCGGGATCTCGCGGCAGGTGCAGAAGAACGAGGAGGGGCTGGAGGGTTACCGCGGCTCGATGACCTGCCACCTCGGTGACTTCGAGGAATACTCCGCGCTGCGGCGGCAGTTGAAGGACCGTGAGACGGAGCTGGCCAAGCAGGGTGCGGCGCAGCGGCGGGTGGCGGCCGCGGCGGCGCTGGAGAAGCTGAAGCCCGGCGATGTCATTCATGTGCCGACGGGCAAGTACGCGGGTCTGGCGCTGGTCCTCGACCCCGGTATGCCCTCGGGGCGGACGAACGGCCACCGCGGCTTCGATGCGCAGGACGGGCCGCGGCCGCTGGTGCTGACCGCCGAGCGGCAGGTCAAGCGGCTGGCCTCGATCGACTTCCCGGTGCCGGTCAAGGCGCTGGACCGGATGCGGATTCCCAAGTCGTTCAATGCCCGTAGCCCGCAGTCGCGCCGCGATCTGGCCTCCGCGCTGCGGACGAAGGCCGGTCATATGGTGCCGTCGCGGCATCGTAAGCCCCGCGCGGAGGCGGCCGACGACCGTGAGATCGCCCGGCTGCGTACGGAGATCCGGGCGCACCCCTGCCATGGCTGCGCCGAGCGTGAGGACCACGCCCGCTGGGCCGAGCGCTATCACCGACTGCTGCGTGACACCCGTCAGTTGGAGCGCCGGATCGAGGGGCGGACGAACACCATCGCCCGTACCTTCGACCGGATCTGTGGCCTGCTGACCGAGATGGACTACCTCGAAGGCGACACCGTCACCGACGAGGGGCGTCGGCTCGCCCGGCTCTACGGTGAGCTGGATCTGCTGGCGAGTGAGTGTCTGCGCGAGGGCGTCTGGGAGGGGCTGGGCCCCGCTGAGCTGGCGGCCTGTGCCTCGGCGCTGGTGTACGAGGCGCGGCAGGCGGATGACGCGGTGGCGCCCAAGCTGCCGGCCGGCAAGGCCAAGGACGCACTGGGCGAGATGGTCCGTATCTGGGGCCGGCTGGATGCCCTGGAGGAGGATCACAAGATCAACCAGGCGGAGGGCGTCGGCCAGCGTGAGCCGGACCTCGGCTTCGCCTGGGCCGCCTACCGCTGGGCCTCCGGCTTCGGTCTCGACGAGGTGCTCCGCGAGGCCGAGATGCCCGCCGGTGACTTCGTCCGCTGGTGCAAGCAGCTGATCGACGTCCTCGGCCAGATCGCGGCCGCGGCCCCGCCCGGCGGCACGGTCGCCCGCACGGCCCGCAAGGCCATGGATGGTGTGCTGCGTGGTGTGGTGGCGTATTCGTCGGTGGGCTGA
- the tatC gene encoding twin-arginine translocase subunit TatC produces the protein MLKSARKQEKDPEGRMPLAAHLRELRNRLLKSVLAIIVITSVAMWQYDAIAHFVTGPVIDSVGCSKNASGPRDHPCAQVSANGLLAPFTILLKVSLTTGVVLATPVWLYQLWAFLAPGLHRHEKKYALGFVGAGVPLFLGGAYLAYAILPTTAGALVGLTPSDWVNFFPADEFFDIVTRMVLVFGLAFELPLLLVLLNFGGVLTGRRILSWWRFMVLGITVFAALATPTGDPLVMGLLAAPIVVLYFGAVGICLFNDRRRKIGNPDAGLSDDEASELDLTPSEVGEIEPVASGRMLPEQAGGDGGQGDARRPREGYDDFT, from the coding sequence TTGCTCAAGTCTGCCCGCAAGCAGGAGAAGGACCCCGAGGGGCGGATGCCGCTCGCGGCGCATCTGCGTGAGCTGCGCAACCGGCTGCTGAAGTCGGTGCTGGCGATCATAGTGATCACCAGCGTCGCGATGTGGCAGTACGACGCGATCGCCCACTTCGTCACCGGCCCGGTCATCGATTCGGTCGGCTGCAGCAAGAACGCGTCCGGTCCGCGCGACCATCCTTGTGCCCAGGTCAGCGCGAACGGTCTGCTCGCACCGTTCACGATCCTGCTCAAGGTGTCCCTCACCACCGGTGTCGTCCTCGCCACACCGGTGTGGCTCTACCAGCTCTGGGCCTTTCTCGCGCCGGGGCTGCACCGTCACGAGAAGAAGTACGCCCTCGGCTTCGTCGGCGCCGGAGTCCCGCTCTTCCTGGGCGGCGCCTACCTCGCCTACGCGATCCTGCCGACCACCGCGGGTGCGCTGGTCGGACTGACCCCCAGCGACTGGGTCAACTTCTTCCCCGCCGATGAGTTCTTCGACATCGTCACACGCATGGTGCTGGTCTTCGGTCTCGCCTTCGAGCTGCCGCTGCTCCTGGTGCTGCTCAACTTCGGCGGGGTGCTCACGGGGCGCCGGATCCTGAGCTGGTGGCGGTTCATGGTGCTGGGCATCACGGTGTTCGCGGCGCTCGCCACGCCGACCGGTGATCCGCTGGTCATGGGGCTGCTGGCCGCGCCGATCGTGGTGCTGTACTTCGGAGCCGTGGGCATCTGCCTGTTCAATGACCGTCGGCGCAAGATCGGCAACCCGGATGCGGGGCTGAGCGATGACGAGGCATCGGAGCTCGATCTGACGCCCTCGGAGGTCGGGGAGATCGAGCCGGTGGCGTCCGGGCGGATGCTGCCGGAGCAGGCCGGTGGTGACGGGGGCCAGGGTGACGCGCGGCGTCCTCGTGAGGGGTATGACGACTTCACGTGA
- a CDS encoding ABA4-like family protein — MPHPDEPGLPTLFNLAFTLAAPFWALLILAPGWRWTDRIAASPLPMVPVLAVYLALAVPVFPQLWAAVSRPDLAGFQELLRLGGGAGAIWAQVIAWDLFLGQWMYREARKLRIHPLVMGPLLALTVLLSPIGVLLFLPLRAAARRRIHRPDPTPRPHPAPVAAGQPA, encoded by the coding sequence CTGCCCCACCCGGACGAACCCGGCCTCCCCACCCTCTTCAACCTGGCCTTCACCCTCGCGGCACCGTTCTGGGCGCTGCTGATCCTGGCCCCGGGGTGGCGCTGGACGGACCGGATCGCCGCCTCACCGCTGCCGATGGTGCCGGTCCTCGCGGTCTACCTCGCCCTGGCCGTCCCGGTGTTCCCCCAGCTGTGGGCCGCCGTCAGCCGACCCGACCTGGCCGGCTTCCAGGAGCTGCTGCGGCTCGGCGGCGGAGCGGGCGCGATCTGGGCCCAGGTGATCGCCTGGGACCTCTTCCTGGGCCAGTGGATGTACCGCGAGGCCCGGAAGCTGAGGATCCACCCGCTGGTGATGGGACCGCTGCTGGCCCTCACCGTCCTGCTCTCCCCCATCGGCGTCCTCCTCTTCCTCCCCCTCCGCGCGGCCGCCCGCCGCCGCATCCACCGCCCCGACCCCACACCGCGGCCCCACCCGGCGCCAGTAGCTGCGGGACAACCCGCCTAG
- a CDS encoding MerR family transcriptional regulator, translated as MRIGELSRETGVAIPTIKYYVREGLLPAGRLTSPNQASYDDGHVRRLRLIRGLIDVGGLSVSSVRDVLAAVDSPEEAVHDVLGVAQGAITPRTAAAPEGMERARQTVAELVRRRGWRVEPDHPSYEKLAVALATLRGIAHGEFEEVMDDYAEACERVAAADLAWAERNAEVDGLVERVVVGTVLGDAVLSAMRRLAHVEASARTFGEAGERGASEAEVKGAGGR; from the coding sequence ATGCGCATCGGGGAATTGAGTCGCGAGACAGGGGTCGCGATCCCGACGATCAAGTACTACGTCCGCGAGGGGCTGTTGCCCGCGGGGCGGCTGACCAGCCCCAACCAGGCCAGTTACGACGACGGTCATGTCCGCAGACTGCGGCTGATCCGGGGGCTGATCGACGTCGGGGGACTCTCGGTCTCCTCGGTGCGGGACGTGCTGGCCGCCGTCGACTCACCGGAGGAGGCGGTGCACGATGTCCTCGGTGTGGCGCAGGGGGCGATCACCCCGCGGACGGCCGCCGCACCGGAGGGCATGGAGCGGGCGCGGCAGACGGTCGCCGAGCTGGTCCGCCGCCGCGGCTGGCGGGTCGAGCCGGACCATCCGTCGTACGAGAAGCTGGCCGTCGCGCTGGCCACGCTCCGGGGCATCGCGCACGGCGAGTTCGAGGAGGTCATGGACGACTACGCCGAGGCATGTGAGCGGGTGGCCGCCGCCGATCTGGCGTGGGCGGAGCGCAACGCCGAGGTCGACGGGCTGGTGGAGCGGGTCGTGGTGGGGACCGTGCTGGGGGACGCGGTCCTCTCGGCGATGCGCCGGCTCGCGCATGTGGAGGCGTCGGCCCGTACGTTCGGGGAAGCGGGGGAGAGGGGTGCTAGCGAGGCCGAGGTAAAGGGGGCGGGCGGCCGGTAG
- the tatA gene encoding Sec-independent protein translocase subunit TatA produces the protein MLSNLRAPEIILILVVVVLLFGAKKLPDMARSLGKSARILKSEAKAMKKEGEADGGTSSEAPSDAAQQAPRTIQAAPGDVNSSRPVAEPNRANQS, from the coding sequence ATGCTCAGCAACCTGAGGGCCCCCGAGATCATCCTGATCCTCGTTGTCGTTGTGCTGCTCTTCGGCGCGAAGAAGCTTCCGGACATGGCGCGTTCGCTCGGGAAGTCCGCTCGCATCCTCAAGAGCGAGGCCAAGGCGATGAAGAAGGAGGGCGAAGCGGACGGTGGCACCTCCTCCGAGGCTCCCTCTGACGCTGCCCAGCAGGCCCCTCGTACGATTCAGGCGGCTCCCGGTGATGTGAACAGCTCGCGCCCCGTGGCCGAGCCGAACCGCGCCAACCAGAGCTGA
- a CDS encoding 5'-3' exonuclease: protein MLLDTASLYFRAYFGVPESVKAPDGTPVNAVRGLLDFIARLVQDHHPDDLVACMDFDWRPQWRVDLIPSYKAHRVAEEAPAGSTEPDEEEIPDTLSPQVPVIEDVLDALGIARIGADGYEADDVIGTLTAQSQGPVDIVTGDRDLFQLVDDRRGIRILYPLKGVGTLQLTDEALLREKYGVDGPGYAELALLRGDPSDGLPGVPGIGEKTAAKLLATYGDLAGIMAAADDPASKVTPVQRKRLLEAHPYLAVAPKVVKVATDVPVPAVDHALPAEPADPERLEALAAQWGLGGALQRLLLTLRR, encoded by the coding sequence ATGCTCCTCGACACCGCCTCGCTCTACTTCCGCGCCTATTTCGGGGTACCGGAATCAGTCAAGGCCCCAGACGGCACCCCGGTGAACGCGGTACGCGGTCTGCTGGACTTCATCGCCCGGCTCGTCCAGGACCACCACCCCGACGACCTGGTCGCCTGCATGGACTTCGACTGGCGCCCCCAGTGGCGGGTCGATCTGATCCCCTCCTACAAGGCACACCGGGTCGCCGAGGAGGCCCCGGCCGGGTCCACGGAGCCCGACGAGGAAGAGATCCCCGACACCCTCTCGCCGCAGGTCCCGGTCATCGAAGACGTCCTGGACGCCCTGGGCATCGCCCGTATCGGAGCGGACGGCTACGAGGCCGACGACGTCATCGGCACCCTGACCGCACAGTCGCAGGGCCCGGTGGACATCGTCACCGGCGACCGCGACCTCTTCCAGCTCGTCGACGACCGCCGCGGCATCCGCATCCTGTATCCGCTCAAGGGCGTCGGCACCCTCCAGCTCACCGACGAGGCGCTGCTGCGCGAGAAGTACGGCGTGGACGGCCCCGGTTACGCCGAGCTGGCGCTGCTGCGCGGCGACCCCAGCGACGGACTGCCCGGCGTACCGGGGATCGGCGAGAAGACCGCCGCCAAGCTGCTGGCCACCTACGGCGACCTGGCGGGCATCATGGCCGCCGCCGACGACCCCGCCTCGAAGGTGACCCCCGTACAGCGCAAGCGGCTGCTGGAGGCGCACCCCTACCTGGCGGTCGCCCCGAAGGTCGTGAAGGTGGCCACCGACGTGCCCGTACCCGCCGTCGACCACGCCCTCCCCGCCGAACCGGCCGACCCCGAGCGGCTGGAAGCGCTCGCCGCGCAGTGGGGCCTGGGCGGCGCCCTCCAGCGGCTGCTCCTCACACTTCGCCGATGA
- a CDS encoding VOC family protein: MIDHMAIQVANVPASADFYDRVLAPLGAQRTKQFGEFISFGTTGHTLWLVPATDDGPAREVHLAFAAPDRAAVDAFHAAAVAAGAESLHAPRLWPQYHESYYGAFVRDLDGNNIEAVCHTA; encoded by the coding sequence ATGATCGATCACATGGCGATACAGGTGGCGAACGTCCCGGCGAGCGCGGATTTCTACGACCGTGTTCTCGCCCCGCTCGGGGCCCAACGGACCAAGCAGTTCGGCGAGTTCATCAGCTTCGGCACCACCGGGCACACTCTGTGGCTCGTCCCCGCGACCGACGACGGCCCCGCCCGTGAGGTGCACCTCGCCTTTGCCGCGCCCGACCGTGCGGCCGTCGACGCCTTCCACGCTGCCGCCGTCGCGGCCGGCGCCGAGTCTCTGCACGCTCCACGGTTGTGGCCCCAATACCACGAGTCGTACTACGGGGCCTTCGTCCGCGACCTCGACGGCAACAACATCGAAGCGGTCTGTCATACGGCCTAG
- a CDS encoding quaternary amine ABC transporter ATP-binding protein: MSRLQAEHLYKVFGRRPEDAVRKLEAGASREELRAEGTTAAVIDASIEVDEGQIFVVMGLSGSGKSTLLRTLNGLLEPTAGTVRFDGQDLTSLSDRELRKVRSEKISMVFQHFALFPHRSVLENAAYGLEVQGVPRAERTRRATEALELTGLKGWEKSWPDELSGGMQQRVGLARALATDADLLLMDESFSALDPLIRRDMQDQLLELQKTLKKTIVFITHDLNEAMRLGDKIAVMRDGRIVQIGSAEDILVTPANDYVASFTQDVDRTRVLTAGAIMAEVGTVLGATTPEGGKLATAAEFRAAAPATVGVDTPLFELFTPCSTSTVPVAVTDEHGELVGAVAAERLLAVLGEPARQDAADGVPAQSPAGNGTPVELGKTSAADAPAGHEPEDKVITGA, encoded by the coding sequence GTGTCCAGGCTGCAAGCCGAGCACTTGTACAAAGTGTTCGGCAGACGACCCGAGGACGCGGTCCGCAAACTCGAAGCCGGCGCAAGCCGGGAGGAGCTGCGGGCCGAAGGCACCACCGCTGCGGTGATCGACGCGTCGATCGAGGTGGACGAGGGCCAGATCTTCGTCGTCATGGGTCTGTCCGGATCCGGGAAGTCCACCCTGCTGCGTACGCTCAACGGGCTGCTGGAGCCGACCGCCGGAACCGTCCGGTTCGACGGCCAGGACCTCACCTCGCTCAGCGACAGGGAACTGCGCAAGGTCCGCTCCGAGAAGATCTCCATGGTCTTCCAGCACTTCGCGCTCTTCCCGCACCGCAGTGTGCTGGAGAACGCCGCCTACGGGCTGGAGGTGCAGGGCGTCCCGCGCGCCGAGCGCACCCGGCGCGCCACCGAGGCACTGGAACTCACCGGGCTCAAGGGCTGGGAGAAGTCCTGGCCCGACGAGCTGTCCGGCGGGATGCAGCAGCGGGTGGGCCTGGCCAGGGCGCTGGCCACCGACGCCGATCTGCTGCTGATGGACGAGTCCTTCAGCGCGCTCGACCCGCTGATCCGCCGCGATATGCAGGACCAGCTGCTCGAACTGCAGAAGACCCTGAAGAAGACCATTGTCTTCATCACCCACGACCTCAACGAGGCGATGCGCCTCGGTGACAAGATCGCGGTGATGCGGGACGGGCGGATCGTGCAGATCGGCAGCGCCGAGGACATCCTCGTCACACCGGCCAACGACTATGTCGCCTCCTTCACCCAGGACGTGGACCGTACGCGGGTGCTGACCGCGGGCGCGATCATGGCCGAGGTCGGGACCGTGCTCGGTGCGACGACCCCGGAGGGCGGGAAGCTGGCCACCGCGGCGGAGTTCCGGGCCGCGGCGCCCGCCACCGTCGGTGTGGACACCCCGCTCTTCGAGCTGTTCACGCCCTGCTCGACCAGCACCGTTCCGGTCGCCGTGACCGATGAGCACGGTGAACTGGTCGGCGCGGTGGCGGCCGAGCGGCTGCTCGCCGTGCTCGGTGAGCCCGCCCGGCAGGACGCGGCGGACGGTGTCCCCGCGCAGAGCCCGGCCGGGAACGGTACGCCGGTGGAACTCGGCAAGACGTCCGCGGCGGACGCGCCGGCCGGCCACGAGCCCGAGGACAAGGTGATCACCGGTGCCTAG
- a CDS encoding siderophore-interacting protein: protein MAAERPSRKKPAVHRGRVQRTEQLTPHMVRVVLGGEGLAEFTAGEYSDHYVKLVFPRPGVSYPEPFDIAQIRAEFPRDQWPSTRTYTIRAWDPATRELTVDFVVHGDEGLAGPWAAAAQPGEEIFLLGPGGAYVPEAAADWHLLAGDESALPAIAASLARMPAGVPVHAFIEVAGPEERQELDAPAGAEISWLYRGAAPVGRELVAAIRALDFPSGRVQAFVHGEAGFVKELRRLLRVEHAIPREDLSISGYWRTGHDEDSWQAAKREWNQQVEAEQEPAGAAAS from the coding sequence GTGGCAGCAGAGCGTCCGTCCCGCAAGAAGCCCGCCGTGCACCGCGGCCGGGTGCAGCGCACCGAACAGCTCACCCCGCACATGGTCCGTGTGGTGCTGGGCGGGGAAGGACTGGCGGAGTTCACGGCGGGCGAGTACTCCGACCACTACGTCAAGCTGGTCTTTCCGCGGCCCGGTGTCAGCTACCCCGAGCCGTTCGACATCGCGCAGATCCGTGCCGAGTTCCCGCGCGACCAGTGGCCCAGCACCCGTACGTACACCATCCGCGCCTGGGACCCCGCGACCCGCGAGCTGACCGTGGACTTCGTGGTGCACGGCGACGAGGGCCTCGCCGGTCCCTGGGCGGCCGCGGCACAGCCGGGCGAGGAGATCTTCCTGCTCGGCCCCGGCGGCGCCTACGTCCCGGAGGCCGCCGCCGACTGGCATCTGCTGGCGGGCGACGAGAGCGCACTGCCGGCCATCGCGGCCTCCCTCGCCCGGATGCCCGCGGGCGTCCCCGTGCACGCCTTCATCGAGGTGGCCGGGCCGGAGGAGCGCCAGGAGCTGGACGCGCCGGCCGGCGCCGAGATCAGCTGGCTGTACCGCGGCGCCGCCCCGGTAGGCCGCGAACTGGTCGCCGCCATACGGGCGCTGGATTTCCCCTCCGGCCGGGTCCAGGCATTCGTCCACGGCGAGGCCGGCTTCGTGAAGGAGCTGCGGCGACTGCTCCGCGTCGAGCACGCGATCCCCCGCGAGGACCTGTCCATCTCCGGCTACTGGCGCACCGGCCACGACGAGGACAGCTGGCAGGCAGCCAAGCGCGAGTGGAACCAGCAGGTGGAAGCCGAACAGGAGCCCGCGGGAGCGGCGGCCTCCTGA